Proteins encoded together in one Ammospiza nelsoni isolate bAmmNel1 chromosome Z, bAmmNel1.pri, whole genome shotgun sequence window:
- the ALPK2 gene encoding alpha-protein kinase 2, with the protein FHQVLTLQKSFIYCLRNSAKQEFCLHLRNPSRHLPNTEDNMDGKNVVKSQATFSCLRDLSEDSDDLLHFNGVVDVTAGRAAEYCSRQVPSHPTDVTTCHTGNCCLNTQDSGSPQSLADVQACKRTGLGRPLSRNSLLGEQADTFQGNLTDFGKYDSENSAAVLEIYSEKLTSVSDDFSDDDLEYFECSDVLTVHEDEIWRKKLEFLLESDEDDLKLGKDCDGCAYFLSEMPCVFQVSDNTTPMDTPIGFCEHQSKTKGVNVRRDPSMYSQSALQTEMTLTVGQHQDKSAILKDKEKNQAPVASAATGNEHPRSEEETNGSDHLAAGSSRDGPKPTDTVPAQVDSSAHGTGVACPDQASGTRTETSPDGDVLGESSLLLEEGRRNVPEEKARHAVCTLTESLRRNLFKLLNPIELCRYVSTIGQSFQDAAAGRESRAPSPSQEGVCSAQTPEEAESVQMQAALCPTEGADKDSHWERKRTRGPSEQNQVPDENISFGSQGANLKSVIQNCENLCMEPSTEREGILSPCESAGTSQLSTENTLQVKNADLQTSSLHCAPCEKREGCHQQVFSGQEIIRNGKMSKNNISPSPLWDMDSLPDKQERLCAVLSSAKLCDEPGEGEQRPGLDIHESSNPDILCSQSANEAVSEANPKSVLESGEPECKGDADISAVHDKLWKLLHEDDSDYQIPFESRGIPSLGTGLTDIKVTELNFVQETRSNRPLPVDLIEEQGPITEPAHNHRAEKADCNVSDILLQRAAACESASIGNICLAQVVGTDGVCLNSGTGNDRETPSICVSASSVLLSTQECLEPKPMATGRNGSTVAWEGKPAVNSAAQTCEADSPQGLQSTQSGNLACPKADLSDMSHGTVGQLLHTEYNTPITNESIPGEGCHFTDCYPVRGELAYFLELEDIFPSENNSQFTHAEHSSVNSIHKSCVVNLQEKENHSGLSAPNFTNSYGYHLSKNNGCQDFQIVPNAQKYSNVMQLPSLIQIHETIAHKNLPQNTDQLPEIAKQEGAVSPPFGEPFLRDFYLEVPSCEPCKPGGEQTEICIPEEHRAEASCDSGVSQVTESQIAASPCNTAEQYSFSVDSTFRSDEGLKIDSSKTPTYAAGSVTSASAPLPREAPSEHHSTAGGEDGGAQDWLHSQQLLGNKTLPFPTSISHSEGLPSASAVACPATRNEGKTGVKTIQTGVKVNRNLTTLEISCMPLKGLFQRVPGETKGEAALCENDHEIPRAIEYNPDEAEAKAPLHTLTGSRAPKQIMNINTEQPCPVLIPSSKIAEAENSVKSTEYDKMEEVRTEENVVRGLVNLPPVDSGNNQRFQEQPPRRRTPSFSLAWTTLDPFPVITESQRNQEGSKSCQIPVAAAEPEPIKCKEDATKSGHVAAGAKKKLPPATLSKKPRLEERGSVSKDTSCAKKSDKSEGGVIHKEDRKEQRKLILKKDSKAPRLLKKIQAELFPDCSGSIKLCCQFGDIHGDSTIIWTKDSQVLARLQRSAQDDSPVSLEIAEASYRDQGMYYCCLNNMYGKVTAEFHLTAAVLERLSSLQSYEGVEEIEFMQLMFREDPLSSSYFGGTLHGAIMTEGLHFGEGMHRRAFRSRVLQGLAPAFAPGHPCVLKVHSALTYGTKSRDELLQKNYSLALQECYVQNTAREYAKLYAAEAEPLEGFGEVPEIIQIFLIHRPANNIPYATVEEELVGEFVKYSVKDGKEVNFLRRDSEAGRKCCTFQHWVYEKTNGNLLVTDLQGVGMKLTDVGIATLAKGYKGFKGNCSFSFIEQFRALHQCNEYCEMLGLKSLRTTHQKQRKATPTKSKNLPNSSTVKKMVPKKAREPRDFISSEH; encoded by the exons TTTCATCAGGTTCTGACTCTTCAAAAATCATTCATTTACTGCTTGAGAAACTCAGCAAAGCAGGAGTTTTGTCTCCACTTGAGAAATCCCTCAAGACACTTGCCTAACACAGAAGACAACATGGATGGTAAGAATGTAGTTAAATCCCAGGCAactttttcctgcctgaggGATTTGTCAGAGGATAGTGATGACCTGCTTCATTTTAACGGTGTGGTTGATGTCACTGCTGGAAGAGCAGCGGAATACTGCAGCAGGCAGGTGCCTTCCCACCCCACAGATGTAACCACTTGTCACACAGGCAACTGTTGCCTTAACACACAAGACTCTGGATCTCCTCAGTCTCTGGCCGATGTCCAGGCATGTAAAAGGACTGGGCTGGGCAGACCTCTAAGCAGGAATTCTCTGCTGGGTGAGCAGGCAGACACTTTCCAAGGTAATCTCACTGATTTTGGAAAATATGACTCTGaaaattctgctgctgttctggaGATTTATTCAGAGAAACTAACAAGCGTAAGTGATGACTTTTCTGATGATGACCTGGAGTACTTTGAATGTTCAGATGTGCTTACAGTGCATGAAGATGAAATCTGGAGAAAGAAATTAGAATTTTTACTGGAAAGCGATGAAGATGATCTAAAACTGGGTAAGGATTGTGATGGGTGTGCTTACTTCCTCAGTGAAATGCCTTGTGTGTTCCAAGTGTCAGATAACACTACGCCTATGGATACCCCCATTGGCTTCTGTGAGCATCAGTCAAAAACCAAAGGAGTAAACGTAAGGAGAGACCCCTCTATGTACAGCCAGtcagctctgcagacagagaTGACTCTCACTGTTGGACAGCACCAAGATAAAAGTGCCATTTTGAAAGACAAAGAGAAGAATCAAGCGCCTGTTGCTTCTGCAGCCACTGGAAATGAACATCCCAGAAGTGAAGAAGAGACTAATGGAAGTGACCATCTGGCTGCAGGTTCCTCAAGGGACGGACCAAAGCCCACGGacactgtccctgcccaggtAGATTcctctgcccatggcacaggtgTTGCTTGCCCCGATCAGGCTTCGGGGACAAGGACAGAAACCAGCCCCGATGGGGACGTGCTGGGGGAAagctcactgctgctggaggaggggaggaggaatgtgcCAGAGGAAAAAGCACGGCACGCTGTCTGTACCTTAACAGAAAGTCTGAGGAGAAACCTTTTCAAGCTGTTAAACCCTATAGAACTTTGCAGATATGTAAGTACTATAGGACAGTCTTTCCAGGATGCAGCAGCAGGTAGGGAATCCAGAGCTCCGTCTCCCAGTCAGGAAGGTGTCTGTTCAGCACAGACTCCTGAGGAAGCAGAGAGTGTGCAAATGcaggctgctctgtgtccaACAGAAGGGGCAGATAAAGACAGtcactgggaaaggaaaaggactCGGGGGCCGTCTGAGCAAAACCAGGTGCCAGATGAGAACATCTCGTTTGGG AGTCAAGGTGCTAATCTTAAAAGTGTTATCCAGAATTGTGAGAACCTCTGTATGGAGCCCAGCACAGAAAGGGAAGGCATCCTCAGCCCTTGTGAGAGTGCAGGCACCAGCCAGCTCTCTACTGAAAACACGCTGCAAGTGAAGAATGCAGATTTACAGACCTCTTCTCTTCACTGTGCTCCTTGTGAAAAGAGAGAAGGTTGTCACCAACAGGTCTTCTCTGGACAAGAAATTATTAGGAATGGCAAAATGTCAAAGAATaacatttctccttctcctctaTGGGATATGGACTCTCTTCCTGATAAACAGGAACGCTTGTGTGCTGTTCTCTCTTCTGCAAAGCTGTGTGATGAGCcaggggagggagagcagaggccTGGGCTTGACATACATGAGAGCAGTAACCCAGATATTCTCTGCAGCCAATCAGCCAATGAGGCTGTGTCTGAAGCTAATCCCAAGTCAGTCCTGGAATCTGGAGAACCTGAGTGCAAAGGAGATGCTGATATATCTGCAGTGCATGACAAGCTGTGGAAACTTCTTCATGAAGATGACTCAGACTATCAAATCCCATTTGAAAGCAGAGGCATCCCAAGTTTAGGTACAGGGCTGACAGATATCAAAGTCACAGAACTGAACTTTGTGCAGGAGACCCGTTCCAATCGTCCTTTGCCAGTGGATTTGATAGAAGAGCAGGGGCCCATCACAGAACCAGCTCATAACCACAGAGCTGAGAAGGCCGACTGCAATGTTTCTGATATCCtactgcagagagctgcagcatgTGAGAGTGCATCCATAGGAAACATTTGTCTTGCACAAGTGGTAGGAACAGATGGTGTCTGTCTAAATTCTGGCACTGGGAATGACAGGGAAACACCATCCATTTGTGTTTCAGCAAGCAGTGTCCTCCTAAGTACCCAGGAGTGCTTGGAGCCGAAGCCAATGGCCACGGGCAGGAATGGATCCACTGTGGCTTGGGAAGGGAAGCCTGCTGTTAATAGTGCTGCCCAAACATGCGAAGCAGATTCTCCTCAAGGGTTACAAAGTACTCAGAGTGGTAATTTAGCATGTCCCAAAGCTGACTTATCAGATATGTCACATGGGACAGTTGGACAGTTACTTCACACTGAATATAACACACCCATTACAAATGAGTCTATACCTGGAGAAGGCTGTCATTTTACAGACTGCTATCCAGTGAGGGGAGAACTGGCTTATTTCCTTGAATTGGAAGACATTTTCCCCAGTGAAAATAACAGCCAGTTTACACATGCAGAACACTCTTCTGTTAACTCCATACATAAAAGTTGTGTAGTGaatttacaagaaaaagaaaatcattcaGGCTTGAGTGCACCAAATTTCACTAATTCTTACGGCTACCATCTTTCAAAAAATAATGGCTGTCAGGATTTTCAAATTGTTCCTAATGCACAGAAATACAGTAATGTAATGCAATTGCCTAGTTTAATTCAGATTCATGAAACCATAGCACATAAGAATCTACCCCAAAATACAGACCAACTGCCAGAAATAGCAAAACAAGAAGGGGCAGTTTCTCCCCCTTTTGGGGAGCCATTTTTAAGAGATTTTTATCTAGAAGTGCCCAGCTGTGAACCATGTAAACCAGGAGGAGAACAGACAGAGATTTGCATACCTGAGGAACACAGGGCTGAAGCTTCCTGTGACTCAGGAGTTAGTCAGGTTACAGAGAGTCAGATTGCAGCTTCCCCTTGTAATACAGCAGAACAGTATTCATTTTCTGTTGACAGCACCTTCAGGTCTGATGAAGGGTTAAAAATAGATTCTTCAAAAACTCCCACCTATGCAGCTGGAAGTGTAACATCAGCCAGCGCCccgctgcccagggaggctccAAGTGAgcaccacagcacagcaggtggGGAGGATGGAGGTGCCCAGGACTGGCTGCATTCCCAACAGCTGCTTGGAAACAAAACCCTGCCCTTCCCCACATCTATAAGCCACTCAGAGGGCCTTCCCAGTGCATCTGCAGTGGCGTGTCCTGCCACAAGAAATGAGGGAAAAACTGGAGTCAAAACCATACAAACTGGAGTCAAAGTAAACAGAAATTTAACTACATTGGAAATTTCCTGCATGCCATTGAAGGGTCTGTTCCAGAGGGTCCCTGGAGAAACCAAAGGAGAAGCAGCCTTGTGTGAAAATGACCATGAGATTCCAAGAGCTATTGAATATAACCCAGATGAAGCTGAAGCAAAGGCTCCTTTGCACACTTTGACTGGCTCCCGGGCTCCAAAACAGATTATGAATATTAACACAGAGCAGCCTTGTCCTGTCTTGATCCCTTCCAGCAAGATAGCTGAGGCTGAGAATTCAGTTAAGTCCACTGAGTATGATAAAATGGAGGAAGTCAGGACAGAAGAGAATGTGGTAAGGGGTTTAGTTAATTTGCCACCAGTTGATTCAGGGAACAACCAGCGTTTTCAAGAACAACCACCCCGCAGAAGAACTCCGTCATTCTCTTTGGCGTGGACCACTCTTGATCCATTCCCAGTCATCACAGAAAGTCAAAGAAATCAGGAAGGGTCAAAATCCTGCCAGATaccagtggctgctgcagagcctgagccCATCAAATGTAAAGAGGACGCAACAAAGAGTGGGCATGTAGCTGCTGGAGCTAAGAAGAAATTACCACCAGCAACTCTGTCCAAAAAACCCAGGTTGGAGGAGAGGGGAAGTGTCAGCAAGGACACCAGCTGTGCTAAAAAGTCTGACAAGAGCGAGGGAGGCGTGATTCATAAAGAGGATAGAAAAGAGCAAAGGAAACTCATTTTGAAAAAAGATAGCAAAG ctcccaggctgctgaaGAAGATCCAAGCAGAGTTATTCCCCGACTGCTCTGGAAGTATTAAGCTGTGCTGTCAGTTTGGTGACATtcatggtgactccaccattaTATGGACTAAAGATTCCCAGGTACTGGCTCGGCTGCAGAGAAG TGCCCAGGATGACTCTCCCGTCTCTCTGGAAATAGCTGAAGCCAGTTACCGAGACCAGGGGATGTATTATTGCTGCTTGAATAACATGTATGGGAAGGTGACTGCTGAGTTTCATCTGACTGCTGCAG TATTGGAACGTCTGTCAAGTTTACAGAGTTATGAAG GTGTGGAAGAAATCGAATTCATGCAGCTGATGTTCAGAGAGGACCCCCTCAGCTCCAGCTACTTTGGTGGGACACTGCACGGAGCAATAATGACAGAGGGGCTGCACTTCGGTGAGGGGATGCACCGCAGAGCCTTCCGCAGCCGCGTGCTGCAGGGGCTGGCGCCCGCCTTCGCCCCCGGCCACCCCTGCGTGCTGAAGGTGCACAGCGCCCTCACCTACGGCACCAAGAGCCGCGACGAGCTGCTGCAGAAGAACTACAGCCTGGCGCTGCAG GAATGCTATGTCCAAAATACTGCGAGAGAGTACGCAAAGTTATATGCAGCTGAAGCTGAACCCTTGGAAGGCTTTGGAGAAGTACCAGA AATCATTCAGATTTTTCTTATTCATCGCCCTGCTAATAACATCCCCTATGCCAcagtggaggaggagctggtTGGGGAGTTTGTGAAATACTCTGTCAAGGATGGCAAGGAAGTGAATTTCCTGAGAAGAGACTCAGAGGCTGGCCGGAAGTGTTGCACCTTTCAGCACTGGGTGTATGAGAAGACCAATGGGAACTTGCTTGTCACTGACCTGCAAG GTGTAGGGATGAAGTTAACGGATGTTGGCATAGCAACCCTGGCCAAAGG
- the MALT1 gene encoding mucosa-associated lymphoid tissue lymphoma translocation protein 1, whose product MSRNTFHHTKLLQASSNLILHTSNDWASTTSLSYLNAWSLIKNARMTITHGNISLGGSSQQPLFSLDKDARPGSKATFDLLSTSPLDLEQCSLQVLEPEGSPSWSLLKLLGDRGCTVVELTESLQALEHTEALRCLSHSGVKIVVQPDSQAVLSGQVVKLCCWATGHPFVQYQWFKQEREVPHGNSPELVLSPVSVKDSGFYICRVNSESSFVFSRWARLEVCELQDPPCGLLTGLPENKLCICNQPRPQNLTVGDALVLECGAVGNPIPHYQWFRNGFPLANGSKNVYTVTYVDVGHQGTYWCHVFNDREDEDSKKVKVIIGRKAVAVECTEEDLSDLQESDPQEESSRRPVATDKVALLIGNMSYWNHPQLKAPMVDVYELTSLLRQLDFKVVSLLDLTESEMRNAVDEFLLLLDEGVYVILFQPVDTKGLLYYAGHGYENYGNSFMVPVDAPNPYRSANCLCVQNILRRMQEKRTGLNVFLLDMCRKRNEYDDTILILDALKVTANIVFGYATCQGAEAYEIQQLGLANGIFMKFLKDRLLEDKKVTVLLDEVAEDMGKCPLTKGKQALEIRSSLSEKRALTDPVQQSTSSAECLARNLQWAKAHELPESMSLEFQCGVQIQLGFAAEFSNVMIIYTQIIKKPPEITACRAHITDFPLDLDVDPKEANKGTPEETGSYLVSKDLPKHCLYTRLSSLQKLREHLIFTVCLHYEYSGIEDTMDERKEINVGKPLIAKLGLHPGFKPKNCLQTCCMPGYPFHNPVESSPEAAEYYIPSHCQPSSSPGVYHPHCACSNSITHPEACSCSGTARMLAPRHEVQHYSPTVEKQNVPVETTDYTVELELFLSDSLSFSEQQ is encoded by the exons ATGAGCAGAAACACCTTCCACCACACCAAGTTGCTCCAGGCCTCGTCCAACCTGATCCTGCACACTTCTAATGATTGGGCATCTACCACCTCTCTGAGCTACCTGAATGCTTGGTCACTGATTAAAAATGCTC GGATGACCATCACTCATGGGAACATCTCCTTGGGAGGCTCGTCGCAGCAGCCCCTCTTCTCCCTCGATAAAGACGCAAG GCCTGGCTCTAAAGCCACGTTCGACCTTCTCAGCACCAG CCCTCTGGACTTGGAgcagtgctccctgcaggtgctggagccGGAAGGCAGTCCCAGCTGGAGTCTCCTGAAGCTGCTGGGGGATCGGGGCTGCACTGTGGTGGAGCTGACGGAgtccctgcaggccctggagcACACAGAGGCTCTCCGGTGTCTCAGCCATTCAG GTGTGAAGATTGTTGTACAGCCAGACTCTCAAGCAGTGCTCTCTGGTCAGGTCGtcaagctgtgctgctgggcaaCAGGACACCCATTTGTGCAATACCAGTGGTTCAAGCAGGAAAGAGAG GTTCCCCATGGTAATTCTCCAGAACTGGTTTTGAGTCCAGTGAGCGTAAAGGATTCTGGCTTTTACATCTGCCGCGTGAACAGTGAATCTTCTTTCGTGTTCAGTCGGTGGGCGCGCCTTGAAGTTTGTGAGCTTCAGGATCCGCCTTGCG ggCTCTTAACAGGTTTGCCTGAAAACAAGTTGTGCATTTGTAATCAGCCTCGGCCACAAAACCTGACTGTGGGGGATGCTTTGGTACTAGAATGTGGAGCTGTTGGAAACCCAATTCCTCATTACCAATGGTTCAGAAATGGATTTCCTTTGGCAAATGGGAGCAAAAATGTCTACACA GTAACATATGTGGATGTGGGACATCAAGGAACGTACTGGTGTCATGTGTTCAATGACCGGGAGGACGAAGACAGCAAGAAAGTAAAAGTCATTATAG GAAGGAAAGCTGTAGCAGTGGAGTGCACAGAAG aagATTTAAGTGATCTTCAGGAATCAG ACCCACAAGAAGAATCAAGTCGCAGACCTGTGG CCACAGACAAGGTGGCTCTGTTAATAGGAAACATGAGCTACTGGAATCATCCCCAGCTCAAGGCTCCAATGGTAGATGTCTATGAATTGACCAGTTTGCTAAGGCAGCTGGATTTCAAAGTTGTGTCTTTGCTGGATCTTACTGAGTCTGAGATGCGAAATGCAGTGGATGAATTTTTACTTCTCCTGGACGAAGGAGTTTATG TTATACTTTTCCAGCCAGTTGATACAAAAG GTTTGTTGTACTATGCTGGCCATGGCTACGAAAACTACGGGAACAGTTTCATGGTTCCTGTTGATGCCCCGAACCCGTACCGCTCAGCCAACTGCCTGTGCGTGCAGAACATCCTGCGGCGGATGCAGGAGAAGCGCACGGGACTCAACGTGTTCCTGCTGGACATGTGTCGCAAAAG AAATGAATATGATGACACGATTCTTATCTTGGATGCTCTGAAGGTTACAGCCAACATTGTTTTTGGATATGCAAC GTGCCAGGGAGCAGAAGCTTATGAAATTCAGCAGCTGGGGTTGGCCAATGGAATCTTCATGAAGTTCCTGAAGGACCGTTTGTTAGAAGACAAGAAGGTCACTGTTCTGCTTGATGAGGTTGCAGAAG ATATGGGCAAGTGTCCCCTTACCAAAGGCAAGCAAGCCCTGGAGATCCGCAGCAGCTTGTCAGAGAAAAGGGCATTAACTGATCCTGTTCAGCAAAGCACATCTTCTGCAGAGTGCCTGGCACGGAACCTGCAGTGGGCCAAGGCTCATG AGCTTCCAGAAAGTATGTCCCTTGAATTCCAGTGTGGTGTTCAGATTCAGTTGGGGTTTGCAGCAGAGTTCTCCAATGTCATGATAATCTATACACAGATAATTAAGAAGCCCCCTGAAATCACAGCTTGCAGAGCCCACATCACAGACTTCCCACTT gacTTGGATGTAGATCCTAAAGAGGCCAATAAAGGAACTCCTGAGGAAACTGGAAGCTATTTAGTTTCAAAGGATCTTCCCAAACACTGCCTCTACACCAGGCTGAGTTCACTGCAAAAGCTAAGG GAACATTTAATCTTCACTGTTTGCTTGCACTATGAGTATTCAGGAATAGAAGATACAATGGACGAAAGAAAGGAGATTAATGTTGGGAAGCCCCTTATTGCTAAATTAGGGCTTCACCCTGGATTCAAACCCAAGAACTGTCTCCAGACATGTTGCATGCCTGGTTATCCTTTTCATAATCCAGTGGAATCGAGTCCAGAGGCAGCTGAATACTACATCCCTAGTCATTGCCAACCCAGTTCCTCTCCAGGTGTTTACCATCCACACTGTGCTTGCTCAAACAGCATCACACATCCGGAGGCATGTTCCTGCAGTGGGACTGCCAGGATGTTGGCTCCAAGACACGAAGTACAGCATTACTCACCCACCGTGGAAAAGCAGAATGTACCAGTAGAGACAACGGATTATACTGTTGAACTGGAATTGTTCCTCTCTGACAGCCTGAGCTTCTCTGAACAGCAATAG